One Trichormus variabilis 0441 genomic window, CCAGATAACAGCACATCTTCACGGTGGGGAATAACAGTTTGCCAATTCTCCTTGGATGGCATAGTTAGGGGAGTTCTTACTAATTTAAAGTTTGTAGCAGCTTTATTTGTGACTATATAAAAGTAATCACTATGATGCTCAACGTCATATTCTACTCCAGGTTCCCGTGGATAAATTATCTGAAAGTTACTCTCAGGATTATTGGCATCTAAATAGTGAACTTCTGTAGTGATGCTGCTTTGCAAAGTCATCAATATATATGCTTGACTGCGGGTCTTCCCTACATATAAAGCATAAGCATGATCTGGTTCATGGTAGATTAATTGATCTTGTGTAGGTGGTGTTCCTAAAGTGTGCTTAAAAAGCTGGTAAGGACGATTCGCCGCATCAATTTTTGTATAAAATGATGTTTGATTATCATTACACCAACAAAAAGAAAAATAAGTATCAGCAATAGTTTCTGGATATAACTCACGGTTTGTTAAGTCAAGAAATAAAAGCGTATATTGCTCGGAACCACTGGTGTCATAGGAATAGGCTAGTATTTGATGATTGGGGCTAATAGCAAATATGCCTAATTCAAAAAAATCGTGTCCGGCAGCTAACTCATTCTCGTCTAAAAGTACTTCTTCTGGAGCATCTAAATTGCCTTCTTTTCGACAATGAATTCTATAATCTTTGCCGGCTTCAGTTCGAGAATAATAATAATAATTATCCTTGCGATATGGTACGGATAAATCAGTTTCCTTGATCCGTGAGAGCATTTCATTATAAAGAGTTTTTTGCAGCGTTTCTGTGTGCTGCATCATGACTTTTGTATATGAATTTTCTGCTTCTAGATATGCCACTACCTTTGGATTATCTATATCGCGCATCCAAAAGTAATTATCTACTCGGCGATCGCCATGCAATTCTAAAACTTGGGGCTGTTTATCCGCAATGGGTGGCGTGATTTGATTTTGCGAAATCTTGTCCTTATTCATCATATATGCAACCTGTACTCTAGATCCAGCAAATAGCCACTTAAGATGAGCTAGTAATTCCGATTTTCCGATGTGATTTTCTTCTTAAACTACATAAGCCAATTGCCGGGATAATTCCTAGAATAATAGCGGTAAATCCTTGTTGACTCCAATACAATATAGGAGTTCGGTAATTTTCGGGAAATAAATTTTGCCCCAAAGAAAGCAACCAAACTAACAAACTAATACACAGGAAAGAAATGGAAGGAAACAAAGTCCACCACCAAGATTTAGTCGTATAACGTCTTAAAACTAACCATTGAAACAATCCCAGCCAAATTCCGGAAAAAATGTATAAAAATGTTGACAAAAAAGCCAATATAACGGTTATTTCTAAGGTTAAACTTTCCTTGAGGGAAGTTGCAATAGATGAAATATAATTAGCCCAACCACTCGCCACACTATGGGCAATCAACCAACCTATGCTGGTAGCCAGTAGCCACAAGCGTCCAGAAATATAACGGCGGATAACTAAAGCTTGATCGGCAGCAAAAACTACAGCAAACACAACATTACTTAGCAATTTTACCCAAAAACTCCAGGTTTCTGGTGCAGAGGCAAAAGCATTCGGCAGGCTTTCCCAGAAAACTTTTTCTAAAGCGATACTGGCAATACCACCTACAACCCAGCCCATAATAGTCATCACGGTAAATTGCAGAAAGAATATCCGACGTTGGGAACGTGGTATCAATAACTTACTTACGTAAGAATTAGTGTTAGCTGATGCAACACGAGGTGAGCTATGAAAATTGGTTGGCATATTAAGTTTAGTAAAGCTATGAAAAAAGGCAAAAGTTAAAAGACAGAGGACAGAATTTGACTAAAGATGTTTATAACTCAACTACTGAATTTCCCTTTTATCAGCGTTTTCAAGTTATTTTGACTCAAGCAAAAAAAGCAATACTAAACCGCAAATTTATTTCCCACCTCCTGCTTCCTGCCTCCTGCCCCCTACCTCCCTTCGATAAAGCGTAATCCCAGAATGATAAGCTAAACAGTGACATAAAAAAGTGACTTAGGATGAAGTGTTAAATGGGTGTTACTTCAACGGCTCCTCACCTTTTGCGGGCTGCTCGTGGTGAAATTGTAGATCGTCCCCCTGTATGGATGATGCGCCAAGCAGGACGATACATGAAAGCATATCGGGATTTAAGGGAAAAGTATCCTTCATTTCGCGATCGCTCTGAAATTCCAGAGGTAGCGATTGAAGTTTCCCTACAACCTTGGAAAGCTTTCCAGCCAGACGGAGTAATTTTATTTTCCGATATTGTCACCCCCTTGCCAGGCTTAGGGATTGAAATGGACATTGCGGAAGGTAAAGGCCCCATCATTCATGCGCCCATTCGCACTCAAGCACAAATTGAACAACTGCGTCCCTTAGAACCAGAAGCAGCTTTACCGTTCATTAAAACCATATTGCAGGCTTTACGCCAAGAAGTGGGTCATCAATCAACGGTATTAGGCTTTGTAGGTGCGCCTTGGACGCTAGCCGCCTATGCTGTGGAGGGTAAAGGTTCCAAAACCTACTCCATCATCAAAAATCTGGCATTCTCAGAACCAGCGATTCTGCATCAACTGTTAACTAAATTAGCAGATGCGATCGCCATTTATGCTCGTTACCAAATCGACTCCGGCGCACAAGTAGTACAAATGTTCGATTCTTGGGCAGGACAACTCAGCCCCCAAGATTATGACACCTTTGCCCTACCCTATCAGCAGCGAGTATTCCAGCAAATCAAGCAAACCCATCCTGATACACCCTTGATTTTGCTAGTCAGTGGTAGCGCCGGCGTACTAGAACGCATGGGACAATCTGGTGCGGATATTGTCACCGTCGATTGGACAGTAGACATGGCTGATGCTAGAGCCAGATTAGGCAAACAGATGAAAGTACAGGGCAATCTTGACCCCGGTGTACTTTATGCCTCTAAACAGTTTATCCGCGATCGCATCATCGATACCGTTCGCAAAGCTGGTAACTGGGGTCATATTCTCAACCTTGG contains:
- the hemE gene encoding uroporphyrinogen decarboxylase, translated to MGVTSTAPHLLRAARGEIVDRPPVWMMRQAGRYMKAYRDLREKYPSFRDRSEIPEVAIEVSLQPWKAFQPDGVILFSDIVTPLPGLGIEMDIAEGKGPIIHAPIRTQAQIEQLRPLEPEAALPFIKTILQALRQEVGHQSTVLGFVGAPWTLAAYAVEGKGSKTYSIIKNLAFSEPAILHQLLTKLADAIAIYARYQIDSGAQVVQMFDSWAGQLSPQDYDTFALPYQQRVFQQIKQTHPDTPLILLVSGSAGVLERMGQSGADIVTVDWTVDMADARARLGKQMKVQGNLDPGVLYASKQFIRDRIIDTVRKAGNWGHILNLGHGVLPDTPEENVAFFFETAKQLNVLV